TTGGAGGTCGAAGGattttcttcaccatgaaatgtccaaaccgtgtaattaggcatgaaccctttttggtataggtgaactttaatctcttcatctttcaaaatccttgtacattcgcacttcATGCATGggcatcgaatccctccatcaatgGCATAATAATGACTGCGTCGAGCCGTCTCCACAAACTCTTGaactccgatgacaaaagattccttcaaacctctccttccgctataacaacggtcgtacatccatGCACGATGGTTGAGAAAATaggccatgttctgtgacaagccaaaaaaaaaaatcattgtcaaaacagcaacactccatgcgacataagtaataaacctattactattcaagtcgaacatggaaggcaatttgaacacttcggttactttaggtgaattcccaatttctcacctattagtacacttttttaggttttacTTTAGAATAGTTTAAGACTAATTCTACTTAGTGTAGTTTAGTGTAGTTAGTGGAGTTTAGCCTATCTCATTCTTCAAAGTTTGTTTATGctattttagtttaattcaaTTGGTGTGAAGTGATTTTCTTTAGTTCACTTTGGTGGAAGTTGATTGGTTAAAGTGATTTTCCTTTCAGCTATAAAATGGTCCCTATGTGGGCACATTCCTACACCTCTTACAAAGAGTGTGATGGGTGTGAGGGTTTTGGGTTTCTCTTCTTCGAAGTGGAAGAGAAGGTGGAATGAGTGAGGGTTGTGGGTTTTGTCTTATTTGGTTTGATCACATTTAGGGTAAAAAAAGTCAACCTGAGCAATCAAGCATgatcaatttgaaaaatattctaACTCTAAAACAATGATATCATTAGCTTGGGAACTTAGAATGTCAATAATTGATACAAGTAAGAAATAACAGTTATGAAACACATAGGGAGTCAAAAGGAACGTAAGATATGTGGTAGAATAGATTTCAAAATGCAATGCCTTTGATGCAGCAATCAAAATAAGCTTTCTATATCACAAATCTGCAACTATACCACAAAAAATGCTGAAATATTGGTGGTTTGAATGGTCATTTTGCACAAAAGTGtttataatcataattttatgGTTTTAGCAACTTTTCTTTATGAAATATGACTTGTACAAGCTGCCAGCACATGCTAAATATgattaaatcaaaatatcacTGTTTCAATTGCTCTTTAACACCAACTTTAACCATTTTCACCAACCAAATTCAAGCATAAGAATCAAATTGGATTGTCATCATGTAATCTGACTCTAGGACAACAATTGAGATGTGAATAACACTCTAGGAGTGAATTCAAAGATGTCCAGAGGTGAGTTCTAAGCTGGATACATGAGAAAGAGACAAGATTGGCAAAATTACTTTTAAGCACGAGAATAGGGGACAACAAAGTAGAAACCAAGAAACCTATCACATGCTACCTAGGCCTCAGAACAATGAGGTTATGGACTTCTAATACTTTAGCAAGTCATGAATAAGATTAAGTTATCATGACAAATTCAGTAAACCATTGTTCTTGCAGCAACAGCCCAAGTTTATGGCTATTGGTGTCAAATTTGCTTGAAATATGGTCACACTGCCACAGTCAGAGGCTTTGACTTCATTGACAGAATAAAGACCCTTGTTGAGTTTGAATGCCCTGGCGTGGTCTCTTGTGCTGAAGTATAAGCAGTAAACCATTGATGTCACCATAGACACCATTGTAGCCACAGTAAGAGCTTAATCTTTATCAAGAAAGCTGAAGTATAAGCACAAAACAGTTCTGCTTAGTCTCTATCTTGACACTTTGATtttgataacaaaaaaatactCATTATGGAGGAAAGTTCCGACAGGTTGAAGAGATGGGGTAGTCTCTATCTTGGAGGAAGCCAGAAATAACATTCCTGCTCCATTTGACAACATCACCACCCTGCAAACATTGTTTGCCAACCAAGGACTTGATTTGAAGGACTTGATTCTGCATCTGCAGTCACTGTACtctattttatacttttatttcaaaagttcAGACATTTCAAAGTTTGCTTCCATATCCTCAACaccattattattttaatagacaTCCATGTACTTAGAAACTTGAATTAGTTTGACTTATAAATAGATTGTTGTTGGGTACTGTGGAAGACAAGAGGATGAAGTGTTTCTATGGTGTTGAACAACTATAAGCTACTGCTAATAGGGCAACTTGGtttagaaaatttaaacaaGGAAACTGATGAAATCTAATTGAGATTCCAGGTCAGTGTTTGACTATACCAACCCTCCAAGTGGTGAAATCTACTTGAGATTCCAGGTCAGTGGCAGTGCAGGGATTTATTGGGTTCAGTCCAGGAATGCTATCTCTAGTGAAACCAGACAATGTTGTTATCACTTGTCTTCCTCCGGTTGCATACATTTTTACTTATGAATACATATGTCAAGTTTCACTAAAtccaaataagaaaacaaagtccTTGACTGTGACAAGTTACAGTGTGTAGTGTTTAACTTACAtgtatatataatgatattttgtaaTTGAATTATCCTTACACTAACACAAAAAATTGTCTTTTACATCAAACGATCAAATTGGTACTATATATCTAACAATGGAATTCACACGGTACTCTTCTCTTAGAAATCAATCTCAACATTATAGCACCATAAAGAACatacaattattttcataaccaaatcacaaaaacacaTACATATGAActtaactcaaatcaataacagaaactaaaaaaaaactaaaacagaaactaaaaaaaatcagaaactaaaacagaaactaaaaaaaagttcaaatgGGTGAAAACAAAACCTGTGATTTCCCAGCTGGGTAAAAAATCAGAATGGTAGAGCATCTCATAAAAGTAATTGTTTATTGGATTGATACACACAGGTTTAAAATGAAACCAAAATATTTTGCAGTTTGATAGGAAAAGAATGTCAGCAGAACCTGACATCATAATTTAAGAGGGCAGAGTGTCCATATCCAAGCAGGAATAGTGGGTTCATTTTTTGAATCCCAAGAAAACAAACTCTCATTATCCTTCCTGTCTCACCCTAGCTAGAAAGGGACACATCAACCCTAATTTTAGGTGCAGGTAATCATCATTTATATTCACCGCTTCAGTGTTTGatgtcttatttttttcattttctttttctcactcttaaatttatttcatttattgttatGGACTGTGCTGACAGGGCTGagttttttcattatatatagcTTCCCTTACTCTCACATCTCGTGCCACTCTTCAAAGCTGAGCAGAACTCACAAGAAACACTCTTTCAGCTCAACTTCAACCACCTTTGTCTAGGTTTTCAACATGTCTTGTGTAATGCAGCACAAGCTCTTGAAGCTCTTGGACATGATTCTCCAACTCCTGCAGGCTACGGGAAGTCCACTGGAAAAGATACCAAGGTGTACTATAGAGGCAGACCTCCTCAAGGAATCAGAACTGATTGGGTAATGCATGAGTGTTGCTTCAAGTAGAGGACCCCAGCAACATtccaagaaagaaataaaataatccGAAAGATAATCACATATCATTCCAGGCAAGGTTTCAGTGTGAAATGAAATTTGTTTCATAGCATTACTTGAAATTAATTACAGTGTGTTTGACAAAATGACTGAACAAAAGGAAACTGACATGGTTTGTTTggtttttgtgatgaatgaaaaCAGTGTCAAAGCATGGGAGTAGTGGAGAAGAAGCTTGAGGAAATGGAGTGGAAGAAGCCGGGATCAAAGTGGATCAGTTGTTTTTTCATGACCCACATGGGTTCATGATTGAGATATGCAACTGTGATATCCTTCCCGTGATTCCCTTACCAAGTGACATGGTTAGGTGATGCTCTATAACGAACCTTCAGATGCTTCAACAGAGACAGACACACCAAATTGTGAAACAGGACTCAGCTTTAATGTTATCTTCAGTATTTCACTACCTTGGAAAATGGTGGTTCACCTGTTCAAAATTTTTCTACTGCTGCTGAGGATGCAAGATTAGCGTCTCTTATTTCACTTGATAGAATATTGAAGCAAGTCAaggtttcttttttcttattttgaaatctGTTCTTCAAAATTTGGTGTTGTGCTAGCAAATACTCAATAATTCATGGTATAATTTGAACAGGATATAACTAAACTTTCTACTGTGAACACCATCgagaaaagtaagaaaagaacGGTGCTTGGTTCTCTAGACAAACTGACAGAACAAATGTCTTCACTTCTTGAAATTGATCATCCATGTGCTCAGAGGTACATTGCAGATGCTCGCAGAGTGGTTGAGGTAAGCAAATTGATGCTCCATATGGCTAGATTGTATTTTGAGTTGTGAAGGAATCAGATTATGCTCATTCTGAATTCGGCATACTCAGTTTCGACTAAAATCACAACTTTTTCTCTGGGGAAAAAACATTCTCATCATAATCACAGGAACAAGGCCATTGGGTGGGTGGGTGCGGGAGTAGCTGACGCCTTCTGAAAATTGCCATTTATGTACTCTGTCGTACCTTTTAAAAAGTCTCTCTTTATGTTTCCCAAGATTTATCTGACTTTTCTGTATTtgactattttatcatttttttaaaattgttaactAAGTTTGTGTTATCAACCCAGTTATATACTTAAGAAATGCTGTACCcgaaacaaaaaggaaaagtagggaatgaaatgataaaaacaatttGAAATGCTTTTCTATCTCAGCATTTCTGGTAAAATTGGGTCTATGTCCGACTTATGTTGAGTTTTTTGATTCCTAAACCTCTTTTATGATGCAGTCAATTCCTGAAGAAGATGACCGCAGTCAGAACCTATCACATTCTCGTATGTCATCTACTGATACAGGCTCTGGGTCTGGAACTGATGTGGCACAGTGGAACGTCCTTCAATTCAATACGGGTAATACCTcctcatttttaataaaatgtggAGCAAACTCAAATTCAGAACTAATCATTAAAGCCGAGGCTCGAGTTCAGGAACCTAAAGAAGGTGAGATTGTGAGGGTTGCCCCAAGGCCGTCCATTTTGGAAAATTTGAGCTTGGAGGAAATGAAACAAGTATTTGCTGAACTACCCGAGGCTCTAAGATTGCTTGCCCTAGCAAGGACTGCAGATGGAACTCGAGCACGATATTCTAGATTATATAGGACTATTTCTAAAAAATGCATTAGCAAtcaaaatgactactttgaacAATATTTTCTGTAAAAAATCATATTGCACAAACTCATTCTGGGCATACATTGAACAAAGTCAGAACACATTCTTCTTAGCTTTTATAGTTCATCAATGAAAATGACAACTTACCTCGACGGTAGCCCCTTCGATAGCCTCTGAAGCGGTACTGGAAGACCTTGTCACAGAGCGACACTCCCCTGGTTGCGCCGCCTCCTCTACGCCGCCTCCTCCAATATCCTCCCTCGAGAATGGTATAGCCTTCAACTAAACCACCCACCACCTTCCTCAGCTCAGAACACTGCAAAACGCTACAAGAAGAAAGGTTCCACCACTGATGCCTAATCGAAAACAGTAACAgggaaagaaaatgagatggGAGAATGGGAGACTTCACCTATAATGGAAGACTGGGGAAGAATCGTATCCCAGTTATGGTTAGGGTGGGAAGAAGTCTGCACACGCCACACAGTCAGTTCGTCTGAGGGAGGAAGGGCACAGAATCTCAATATTGGGGAAGAAGGGGTTTTCGCGAAATGAGAGGGAGGGAAAtgtgtcactttctaatttcatATACATCATTCACTTACCGACGGTCataggccttcggtaatcacTCCTGTCCATTACAGACGGCCAATACCCTTCGGTAAAGAGATACTACACAAGCCTTCggaaaatccttcggtaaactACATTTACCGAAGGCCACAAAGTCCTTCGGTAATTTGCCTTcggaaataattatttttccagTAGTGAGaacattctaagacttagaaagaaaggATCCTTTTGTTTAttgaacttccctttcttagtcttaagttgatacttctttggatggaaagtccctaaaggggttgccatcattccctccctctttaaaaacgatttgtcctcaaatcgggaagaaagaaagaagcacaactttggtttcTATTTTCCACCTGggtcaaaaatatatctacaaaaaatAGCAACAATTAGTATGagtaaaagcatgtatgcaaagataagaagataaaacgAAGGCCTTTTGAGAAAAATTTTATCAGAAGAAGTCGTGgcctttaatttatttttggtttcacTTTGTTTGGAACATTCCCCATGTTGAAATGTAGaaacaaagtgatgtttttgaGAAGAAGAGTCAAGGTATTAACCtgttaatgaagaagttaacaACATGCATACCTTGGTCTCCATCTTCTTTTCTTGAGAAGGTTGCTTTTCCAacctattttcttgttttctttctttttcaatttttttttgattGTTATCTCATCCTCTTTCACTTGTTTAGGTGTAAGAGGAATCATTGTGATTTGATTTCCTTTATGGAGGAAAGTTATTTTGTTGGTATAGCCATCATGAGTGGAATtatgatcaaattgccatggccTACTGAGTAGAACATGCCCAGCATCCATTGgaacaacatcacataaaacTATTTCTTCATAGTTGCCAATGGATATTGGTATGTTTACTTGTGTGTTCACTACTATTTCGTCATCAACTTTTATCCATTGAAGCTTATAAGGTTTGGGATGAGGAATAGTAGGTAAGGTGTTaatccaaaaacttgttgggctcaatttcggcaagcgtaccgaatcgttcaagtaataaaccggtaaaatcgggtatcgttttcccaagagactcgtaatactagagaattgtgcgattaacaactcatatagactcaagaacataacatcaatttacaaacaagtgtagaaatgtaaattcatacataattacaaggttggactttggtattgaaggcacttggaaatgaaaaagactagaaatggtatgaaatgacattgttaaggctagttttcaccaatgcactcttgtgtatgaccaatttcgtctcctctctatcaatttactaaagtcaatccactaaaacactctagccctaatcccttaggtgaaagagcctaggttttccttatcaaactccaatcccttggacaatctaacaagcaaaacccgcattaaagagttaagatctaagacaacatgtgaatcatcttccatccctagaatcaatgacccacaaggactcctatttcagttctgggtttcatcttacgtccccataatccataaaaccccaaaatcaagtcatgaacgtccccattacatgcaagctttaagattggaaacaagaatactagcaattgatagaaaaggcatatatataatcaaatcattcaacaattacacaagattcaaaggctacaactaatccctaacaagatgggtttggttctccatttccatggagaaccctaaagcttacaaacatggaagatggaagaagaaggagacgcaaaggaagaggaggagatgttcccacaagctcctcgcgccctccatgagctccagacgtgaaatcgcgcctccaaagaaccaaagacggTAACCCCTTCgtgtttctgggttaaatagacacatcagcaaaagtcgcgcccagCGTCCCTTctgtctcgcgcccgggcgcgaggctctcggaaaaaatcaaaaactcacaaaaagtcgcgcccggcgccccttctatctcgcgcccgggcgcgagcctctcgcaaaaagtcgcgcccggcgcccagTCGCGCCCGGCGCGGACCATCTGgataggacgagcgtcctcttctctggcctggacgagcgtcctaaatcttggacgagcgtcctcttatcgctctggacgagcgtcctcttaactctctggacgagcgtcctctctgcctTGCCGAATGAgagtcctctgcctggctggacgagcgtcctctgcctagCTCGCTGGACGtcttctctggacgagcgtcctattaactcctggacgagcgtcctctgctctgacgagcgtcctgcctggcttggacgagcgtcctcttctgcgtttctggacgagcgtccgctttgcgacgagcgttcttgcgctgctgatggcatttctgCATGTGCTTGCTTCATGGTCTAgttctatacattgttggagactcttccaagctcatttttagctacaaaataagggattattgatgaaagtacatcaaagtagccaaaaacacaattatttagaaaacaagacaaaacaaggggattaagcaagttataagttagaaaggagttgattttgctactaaaatgatgcttaaaatatggtaaaatttagcattatcaaatacccccaaacttacaactttgcttgtcctcaagcaaaagtacttcacctagcaaacaattcaatcacaatggtctaaCAATCCAAGAgtcaatttaaatcaaataaacaaaatcaatcatgcttgctcaacttataaatcacattcaagagacaatatagtcttagcaagctaaacttcaatcatggtgccaacagttcaaaatcacatgatagatgcaaatgatagatcaacaaacatggcaagttgttttcaatgagtgcatggaaccaatcctcaccaaggaaagtgtttcactcaagcacaatggtgtataaggatgtgtgtctatctctcaaatatcacaatgtttcacaaatcaactttgcctttcgtttcaacaatatcaaacacatcaacaaacaagttacatcacaaggactttttgaatcttgtattgtggctgggctaagaagaaaaattggtttttctggacaacaaagcaccttgagcttaagagataaaacaatttacttcatgatatagcatagtatctctttttctccaaaattgaataaaccactctcaacttatttcccaactctttttcattgaattcatgtttttgtctttcttcttctttcttctttttctttctttttactcaacttattgtttttcacaatgctccccttttgacaagaaaaactcccccaaacttagaccattctcctcattctaacatatatgttcatctcaactcaaggtaaggaggttaaggatttttcaataggcttaaTGATAGCTCCAGCTTTGGTGCTATTCTACAGATCCGTGAGCTTCCAGGGAAGAAAAGCAGTGACAGCGGAAGAACAAGATGAAAACAGTCTAGACTGTGCAGTAGCAGCGAATGAAAATGTGGAAGCAGAGTTTGGATGAGGTGCTTTAGGGAAATGGAGCTAGCTCAGACAGCCTTCatcaatggaaggaagctagaggaggttTGGTAGGAAGCACAAGAGTGACTTTCGGTGGGAGAAGACGCTGGAAATTGCATCAGCAAATCTATTCTCTCAATTCATCAAAAGTGAGCTACAAGCTTTgcttatgagattttatagatcaatctcaaAGCCTTTTACACGTTTTCTTTGGATCTGAAATGTTAACCATGTGCTCAATGTGTGGCTTCTATAAAAGCCTTATGAAGCACGTTGACAATTGAATTTTAcatgtgaaaaatgaaaaattactaatgccaccccatagaaggataagcacaccccttcTGGTGTGTAAATGTCCATTTTACCCCTGTCCATGTTTTGGCAATTTTGtaacatcttcttgttctccaatttcCCATCCAAAAATAGCAAATAGTATTTGACCTTTGGGAGAATACTCATCTTGGAGTTTTTTGGCCATCcctcttgtgatgggtcctatggtgctaggccttcttgtatcatcccctccctcttgagaaggatttgCCCTCAAATCCAAAAGGTCTTCATCTTCACTATCAAATCCTGAAAAAGGTTTAAGATCAGATACATTGAAGGTAGCATGAACACCATATTCAGGAGGAAGATCAAGTTGATATGCATTGTTATTAATCCTCCTGATCACTCTGAAGGGTCCATCTCCTCTAGGATTGAGTTTGGATTTTCTTAGTtgaggaaatctttcctttctaagaTGAATCCAAACTAAATCTccttcattgaagattaacTCTTTCTTGCCCTTATTATGTTTCTTggcatatttctcattttgttgttgaatttgaattttaacccTTTGATGTAACtctttgataaatttagatttagatACCCCATCTTGATGAACAAAATCAATAGAATTTGGAAGGGGTATTAAATCCATGGGtgtcaaaggattaaaaccataaacaacttcaaaaggagacaatttagtagttccatgaactactctattgtatgcaaactcaacatgaggtaggtactcatcccaagatttgtgatttcctttaagaactacccttagtaaagtggaaagagatctattgactacttcagtttgaccatctgtttgaggatggcaagtagtagaaaaagataacttagtccctaatctagaccataaggtccgccaaaagtgactaagaaattttgtatctctatccgaaactattaccttaggtaacccatgaagtttaaccacatctctaaagaataactttgcaatgttgcttgcatcatctactttgtggcaaggtataaaatgagccattttgctaa
This window of the Vigna angularis cultivar LongXiaoDou No.4 chromosome 7, ASM1680809v1, whole genome shotgun sequence genome carries:
- the LOC128197920 gene encoding kinesin-like protein KIN-14B yields the protein MSRATAQVYGYWCQICLKYGHTATVRGFDFIDRIKTLVEFECPGVVSCAELPLLSHLVPLFKAEQNSQETLFQLNFNHLCLGFQHVLCNAAQALEALGHDSPTPAGYGKSTGKDTKVYYRGRPPQGIRTDWYFTTLENGGSPVQNFSTAAEDARLASLISLDRILKQVKDITKLSTVNTIEKSKKRTVLGSLDKLTEQMSSLLEIDHPCAQRYIADARRVVESIPEEDDRSQNLSHSRMSSTDTGSGSGTDVAQWNVLQFNTGNTSSFLIKCGANSNSELIIKAEARVQEPKEGEIVRVAPRPSILENLSLEEMKQVFAELPEALRLLALARTADGTRARYSRLYRTISKKCISNQNDYFEQYFL